From the genome of Prevotella herbatica, one region includes:
- a CDS encoding SusC/RagA family TonB-linked outer membrane protein, which yields MEYVNLSIMPRKLFVLMAMAAGCSLTPIDAMALDAVQITQQANSIKGRILDSTGEPIIGATVKVKGSKTGTVTDLDGNFNINAAPGAMLEVTYVGYKPQTVKAGREFLNIKLAENSETLNEVVVVGYGTMRKKDLTGSVVQINPNKLADQNPGTVQDLLRGTPGLQIGYDPSAKSSASIQLRGQNSLYTDGGHNSPLLILDGMAFYGELSEINPDDIAQIDVLKDASSAAIYGAKAASGVIIITTKKGKSGKPTINVSANWAANTKSAYREVFNASEYMKYREDWYKATTYGYDAAGNWGYYGVNSGTPAGYYDNVDNLSQYGLTADQWSKMGSVQLQSGETYQSLYARRLKLNEAMNVYNNYLAGKTYNWYDSTFRTGVNQDYNASISGASDRVNYYASFGYMKNQGVVEGNNYHAFRSNMKLNAKVTDWLEMGVNVNFQDRSDGDIAVALGTNYWDNNQTRNSPFAPIKDDQGNYVQYPMNGTPTNGGYNYWFDRQYLDLDKGYTVLNTIFNAKVTLPFGITYQFNISPRYQWFYNRYFMSAELPNSSPASRGADRETSKDFDYSLNNTITWDKVFNKDHHFTLTLVQEAEEMRYWDDRIEARNITPSDALGFHYISGANMDQSKFNVNDTHSTAAAYLGRLFYAYKERYMVTASVRRDGYSAFGSNNPWATFWSLGGSWIFSEEPMVKKALPWLDMGKLRASYGTNGNRSLKDTYLSLSNLTSLPNQGTMVYYNNGNADIVKTLAMSRLGNPNLEWEKTSAWNLGLDFAVLGQRLSGSIDWYFKKTNNMIMAQRLPNYTGFSSITTNLGEVHNSGVELTLNSVNIKNKDFEWTTSAGFSYNKNTIKHLYYDYDANGVERDDTSNNWFIGHPVGEIWSWETNGIWQKSEAAQAALVNQKPGDPKVINYCTDDDKVLADGTRVPVYNDKDKVFLGTTNPPIYWNLRNEFTLWKDFTFSFSLYSYMGHKSLEGYYLNQDNGGSMITNAFNVFKKEYWTPENPSNTYARLDAVGPTGCTGVQKLHNRSFVRLDNISIGYTLPREWTRKVMVERVRINASVNNVFTIDSWEYGDPETSGLATRAFNLGINVTL from the coding sequence ATGGAATATGTTAATCTTTCAATCATGCCTAGAAAATTGTTTGTTTTGATGGCTATGGCTGCAGGGTGCTCGCTGACTCCTATTGATGCAATGGCACTTGATGCCGTTCAGATTACTCAGCAAGCTAACTCTATTAAAGGTAGGATTCTTGATTCTACGGGCGAACCTATTATTGGTGCTACTGTAAAAGTAAAAGGGTCTAAAACCGGAACTGTTACCGATCTTGACGGTAATTTTAATATTAATGCCGCTCCAGGAGCAATGCTTGAAGTTACTTATGTCGGATATAAACCGCAAACGGTTAAAGCCGGTAGAGAATTTTTGAATATCAAGCTGGCTGAAAACTCTGAAACTCTTAATGAAGTCGTTGTTGTAGGATATGGTACAATGCGCAAGAAGGACCTTACCGGTTCTGTGGTTCAGATAAATCCAAACAAGCTCGCTGACCAGAATCCAGGTACTGTACAGGACTTGCTTCGTGGAACTCCAGGTTTGCAGATTGGATATGATCCTTCAGCAAAGAGCAGTGCCTCAATTCAGCTTCGTGGACAAAACTCACTTTATACTGACGGTGGACACAATTCTCCATTGCTGATTCTTGATGGTATGGCTTTCTATGGTGAACTTTCTGAAATCAATCCTGATGATATTGCACAGATTGACGTTCTGAAAGATGCTTCTTCTGCAGCTATATATGGTGCAAAAGCTGCTAGTGGTGTTATCATCATAACAACAAAGAAAGGTAAGAGTGGTAAACCTACTATTAACGTAAGTGCTAACTGGGCTGCAAATACGAAGTCAGCTTATCGCGAAGTATTCAATGCTTCTGAATACATGAAGTATCGTGAAGATTGGTACAAAGCTACCACATACGGATATGATGCTGCCGGAAATTGGGGCTATTATGGTGTGAATAGTGGTACGCCAGCTGGATATTATGACAATGTAGATAATCTGTCACAATACGGACTTACTGCCGACCAATGGTCAAAGATGGGATCTGTACAGCTACAGTCTGGTGAAACATACCAGTCTTTGTATGCAAGACGACTCAAACTTAACGAAGCCATGAACGTATATAACAATTACTTGGCTGGAAAGACTTACAACTGGTATGACAGTACTTTCAGAACAGGTGTTAATCAAGACTATAATGCTAGTATATCTGGAGCTTCAGACCGTGTGAACTATTATGCTTCATTCGGATATATGAAGAATCAAGGTGTAGTAGAAGGAAATAACTATCACGCATTCCGTTCAAACATGAAGTTGAACGCTAAGGTCACGGACTGGTTGGAAATGGGTGTAAACGTGAATTTTCAGGACCGCTCAGACGGTGATATAGCTGTGGCTCTGGGAACTAACTATTGGGATAATAACCAAACTCGCAATTCTCCTTTTGCTCCAATCAAAGATGATCAGGGTAATTATGTACAGTATCCTATGAATGGAACTCCTACAAACGGAGGATACAACTATTGGTTTGATCGCCAGTATCTTGATCTGGACAAGGGATATACCGTGTTGAACACTATTTTCAACGCTAAGGTAACACTGCCTTTCGGTATTACATACCAGTTTAATATCTCTCCACGTTATCAGTGGTTCTATAATAGATATTTTATGTCAGCAGAACTTCCAAACAGTTCTCCAGCATCACGTGGTGCTGATCGTGAAACATCTAAGGATTTTGACTATTCTCTGAATAATACTATTACATGGGATAAAGTGTTTAACAAAGATCATCACTTCACACTCACCCTTGTGCAGGAAGCAGAAGAGATGCGCTATTGGGATGACAGAATAGAGGCACGCAATATTACTCCTTCTGATGCTCTTGGATTCCATTATATATCAGGTGCCAATATGGATCAGAGTAAATTCAATGTAAACGACACTCATTCTACAGCTGCAGCCTACTTAGGTCGCTTGTTCTATGCATATAAAGAGCGCTATATGGTTACAGCTTCTGTTAGACGTGACGGATATTCTGCATTCGGTTCTAACAATCCTTGGGCTACATTCTGGTCATTGGGAGGCAGCTGGATATTCTCAGAGGAACCTATGGTAAAGAAGGCTTTGCCTTGGCTTGATATGGGTAAGTTGCGCGCATCATACGGTACAAACGGTAACCGCTCGCTGAAAGATACATACCTATCTCTTTCAAACCTTACAAGCCTTCCTAATCAAGGTACTATGGTATACTATAATAATGGTAATGCCGACATCGTGAAGACACTCGCAATGTCACGCCTAGGTAATCCTAATCTTGAGTGGGAAAAGACTTCTGCTTGGAACTTGGGACTTGATTTCGCTGTTCTTGGTCAGAGACTAAGCGGTAGCATAGATTGGTATTTCAAGAAGACCAATAATATGATTATGGCACAGCGCCTTCCTAACTATACAGGTTTTAGCAGTATCACAACTAACCTTGGTGAAGTTCATAACTCAGGTGTGGAGTTGACCCTAAACTCTGTAAACATTAAAAATAAAGACTTTGAATGGACTACCTCTGCTGGTTTTTCATATAACAAGAACACAATTAAGCACTTGTATTATGACTATGATGCAAATGGAGTAGAGCGTGATGATACTTCAAATAATTGGTTTATTGGTCATCCTGTAGGTGAGATATGGTCTTGGGAAACTAATGGTATCTGGCAAAAGAGTGAGGCTGCTCAGGCAGCTTTGGTAAATCAGAAACCTGGTGATCCAAAAGTTATAAACTACTGTACTGATGATGATAAGGTTCTTGCCGATGGAACACGTGTTCCTGTTTACAATGATAAGGATAAAGTTTTTCTTGGAACTACAAATCCTCCTATCTATTGGAACTTGCGCAATGAGTTTACACTCTGGAAGGACTTTACATTCTCATTCTCTCTTTATTCATACATGGGACATAAGAGCCTTGAGGGATATTATCTGAATCAGGATAACGGAGGTTCAATGATCACTAATGCATTTAATGTATTTAAGAAAGAATATTGGACTCCTGAGAATCCGTCAAATACTTATGCACGTCTTGACGCAGTAGGTCCTACGGGATGTACTGGGGTGCAAAAACTACATAATCGCAGTTTTGTACGTCTTGACAATATAAGTATAGGTTATACACTTCCACGTGAATGGACACGCAAGGTTATGGTTGAAAGAGTTCGTATAAACGCAAGTGTGAACAATGTATTCACAATAGACAGTTGGGAATATGGTGATCCAGAAACAAGCGGCTTGGCCACACGTGCATTCAATCTTGGAATAAATGTTACACTTTAA
- a CDS encoding DUF2264 domain-containing protein, translating to MIRYIKLFVVALALLMPLGISAKKKVQMNDREYWSSQAWKMSRPVLENMAKGELVKNMKMEFSPSFDNRNKKVAYMECFGRLMAGIAPWLSLPDDNTAEGTKRKQLREWALRSYANAVDPTSPDYLCWGIGGQNLVDAAYIAESFLRGYDSLWKPLDDTTKQRYLAEFKKLRKIDPPYTNWLLFSSTIESFMAKAGGDYDEYRVNSACRKVEEWYVGDGWFSDGPEFAFNYYGSYVFHAMYLETLQAMIDAKASTRLDYKKYYDRQLKRTQRYSIILERFISPEGTFPVFGRSIPYRNAAMQPLALLAWMKALPTELTNGQVRAALTKVMHRMWDEHNNYNDAGFLTIGFCGSQPDAADWYTNNGSEYMASLTFMPLGLPADDPFWTVKAEPWTQVKAWGGDKFPKDHVWTDTPQPKDKW from the coding sequence ATGATTAGATATATTAAGTTATTTGTCGTAGCACTGGCTTTGCTTATGCCTCTTGGCATTTCGGCAAAGAAGAAGGTGCAGATGAACGATCGTGAGTATTGGAGTTCACAAGCTTGGAAAATGTCACGTCCTGTATTGGAGAACATGGCGAAGGGTGAACTGGTAAAGAACATGAAGATGGAATTCAGCCCTAGTTTCGACAACCGAAACAAAAAGGTTGCCTATATGGAATGTTTTGGTAGACTTATGGCAGGTATCGCACCTTGGCTTTCGTTGCCAGATGATAATACTGCTGAAGGCACTAAACGTAAGCAACTTAGGGAGTGGGCACTTAGAAGCTATGCTAACGCCGTAGATCCGACATCTCCTGATTATCTGTGCTGGGGTATCGGCGGTCAGAATCTTGTAGATGCAGCATATATTGCTGAAAGCTTTCTTCGTGGATATGATTCATTATGGAAACCGCTGGATGATACTACAAAACAAAGATATCTTGCTGAATTTAAGAAATTAAGAAAGATTGATCCTCCTTATACCAACTGGTTGTTGTTCTCGTCAACGATAGAGAGTTTTATGGCAAAGGCTGGGGGGGATTATGACGAGTATCGTGTGAACTCAGCATGTCGTAAAGTCGAGGAGTGGTATGTTGGTGACGGATGGTTCTCTGATGGTCCTGAGTTTGCTTTTAATTATTATGGTAGTTATGTATTTCATGCAATGTATCTGGAAACATTACAGGCTATGATTGATGCTAAGGCAAGTACTCGTCTTGACTATAAAAAGTATTATGACAGACAGTTGAAGCGTACACAGAGATACTCAATTATTTTGGAACGCTTCATATCTCCAGAAGGTACATTCCCTGTATTTGGCCGTAGTATTCCTTATCGTAATGCTGCGATGCAGCCGTTGGCTCTTTTGGCATGGATGAAAGCTCTTCCAACAGAACTTACAAATGGTCAGGTGAGAGCTGCCCTTACAAAGGTGATGCATCGTATGTGGGATGAACACAATAACTATAATGATGCAGGTTTTCTTACCATCGGTTTTTGTGGAAGTCAGCCTGATGCAGCCGATTGGTACACCAATAATGGAAGTGAATATATGGCTTCGTTAACCTTTATGCCATTGGGACTGCCTGCTGATGACCCTTTCTGGACTGTGAAAGCTGAACCTTGGACACAGGTCAAGGCATGGGGTGGAGATAAATTTCCTAAAGACCACGTGTGGACGGATACTCCACAACCTAAGGATAAATGGTAG
- a CDS encoding RagB/SusD family nutrient uptake outer membrane protein, with amino-acid sequence MNYISNIFKGSAAFVMATMLVSCGDSFLGQDPLSFYEPSTTYSNEAGLKSALGMCDLELKTIIMDGNGNVLPMASNYNMSDIGLYAKTDMGGGFQDNFDAKLTPTSGMNGGGDGNAMQRFWDEGYTGVKYANTVLSYVDKAQGLDDNTRNIYKGRAYFHRALRYYYLTLQFGDIPLVTKIITKPKQDYKSTSKEAIFKMLVNDLEFAVKYVPSQSAMTDIGMVNKEACLQLLAKCYLVTGQYDKAEQTATDLISNYGLHLMESPFGTFVAGNQKTWPITRNVLWDLHRGENVCDPANKELIMPILNFNDQNFTGYSIMRACFAHWGNGVIKDPSGISPAGKNIARNNADYDENNDWVRSIGRGIGCFRTSKHYNQAIWNVDGTPDYQDLRHNRKVGNWVEMEDIRYSNKKSPYYGKNYQLYATEDYVDGTGKTIVHKGDLLCGDTIRSWYPTPLYQCYILDKTAEGNLGANQFNGASTGSNGNLYLFRLAETYLIRAEARFYQGNTTGAADDVNVVRKRANARHMFTTVTIGDILDERARELYMEEWRQPEMTRVAWCLAKSGQPDEWGHTYDIKTWDKQEGTDRTGGSYWYQRLINYSLFNNGIIQSNGISLEYKVNKHNLFWPIPNSAITANTGAALRQNYGYDGYNESTQMWTNWEDAVADEK; translated from the coding sequence ATGAACTATATAAGTAATATATTTAAAGGCAGTGCGGCATTTGTCATGGCGACAATGCTCGTTAGTTGTGGTGACTCATTTTTGGGTCAAGACCCACTGTCATTCTATGAGCCTTCAACAACATATAGCAATGAGGCTGGATTGAAGTCAGCTCTTGGTATGTGTGACCTAGAGTTGAAGACAATCATAATGGATGGAAACGGAAACGTTCTTCCAATGGCTTCCAACTATAATATGTCTGATATTGGCTTATATGCCAAGACAGATATGGGTGGTGGTTTCCAAGATAACTTTGATGCAAAGCTAACTCCTACATCTGGTATGAACGGTGGTGGTGATGGTAATGCCATGCAACGTTTTTGGGATGAAGGATATACAGGTGTGAAATATGCTAATACTGTGCTATCATACGTAGATAAAGCACAAGGACTTGATGATAATACAAGAAACATTTATAAAGGACGTGCTTATTTCCACCGTGCATTGAGATATTACTATCTGACATTACAGTTTGGTGATATTCCATTGGTAACAAAGATTATCACAAAACCAAAGCAAGACTATAAGAGTACATCAAAGGAAGCTATTTTCAAGATGCTTGTAAACGACTTGGAGTTTGCTGTGAAATACGTGCCTTCTCAGTCTGCAATGACTGATATCGGTATGGTAAACAAAGAGGCATGCTTGCAGCTTTTAGCAAAATGCTATCTTGTTACAGGACAATATGACAAGGCAGAACAGACTGCTACAGATCTTATAAGTAACTATGGTCTGCACTTGATGGAAAGTCCATTCGGAACATTTGTTGCCGGAAACCAAAAGACATGGCCTATCACACGTAATGTACTTTGGGATCTTCATCGTGGCGAAAATGTATGCGATCCTGCAAACAAGGAACTCATTATGCCTATATTGAACTTCAATGATCAGAATTTCACAGGATATAGTATTATGCGTGCATGTTTTGCACATTGGGGTAACGGTGTAATTAAGGATCCTTCAGGAATTTCTCCAGCTGGAAAGAATATTGCACGTAACAATGCTGATTATGATGAAAACAACGACTGGGTAAGATCTATCGGACGTGGTATTGGATGTTTCAGAACATCAAAGCATTATAATCAGGCTATCTGGAACGTAGACGGAACTCCTGACTATCAAGACTTGCGTCACAACCGTAAGGTTGGAAACTGGGTAGAAATGGAAGACATAAGATATAGTAATAAAAAGTCTCCTTACTATGGTAAGAACTATCAGCTATATGCTACTGAAGACTATGTTGACGGCACTGGCAAGACTATCGTTCACAAGGGAGATTTGCTTTGTGGAGATACGATAAGAAGCTGGTATCCTACACCGCTATACCAATGCTATATATTGGATAAGACAGCAGAAGGTAACTTAGGTGCAAATCAGTTTAACGGTGCATCTACTGGGTCTAATGGAAACCTTTATCTCTTCCGTCTAGCTGAAACTTATTTGATTCGTGCCGAGGCACGTTTCTATCAAGGAAATACAACAGGTGCAGCTGATGACGTGAACGTAGTACGTAAGCGCGCAAACGCACGCCATATGTTTACAACTGTTACAATAGGTGATATTCTTGACGAACGAGCTCGTGAACTTTATATGGAAGAGTGGAGACAGCCAGAAATGACACGTGTAGCTTGGTGTCTTGCAAAGAGTGGACAGCCAGATGAATGGGGACACACTTATGACATAAAGACATGGGACAAGCAAGAGGGTACAGATCGCACTGGTGGAAGCTATTGGTATCAGCGTCTTATTAACTACAGTCTATTTAATAATGGCATCATACAGTCAAACGGTATAAGTTTGGAATATAAGGTTAACAAGCACAATCTATTCTGGCCTATTCCTAATTCTGCAATAACAGCTAATACGGGTGCTGCATTGAGGCAGAACTATGGATATGACGGATATAATGAATCTACACAAATGTGGACTAATTGGGAAGATGCTGTCGCTGATGAAAAATAG
- a CDS encoding glycoside hydrolase family 88 protein codes for MKKLMISTMLMLACTSCMAFSAQQKKIVEMIEKVNDYWQSHHKPETRAFWDNAAYHTGNIEAYKLMPNRQWLEYSTKWAEHNKWMGATEKDASKWKYKFYGEDQQHVLFGDWQICFQTYIDLCNISYGPKADRNEMLNDFRLKRALEVMGYEADSKKHDYWWWADALYMVMPVMTKMYNLTGEEKYLDKLYDNICYSDSIMLDKKTGLYFRDGKYVYPRHKTNSGKKDFWARGDGWVLAGLAKVLQDMPHTYRHYDFFVKKYITLADAVAKLQQKEGYWTRSMMDPLQAPGPETSGTAFFTYGMLWGVNNGILDDAKYRPVINRAWKYLSEEALQSDGKIGYVQPIGEKAIPGQVVGKDSEANFGTGAFLLAACEYVKYIGKGLQRFSFNVHNGLDFQIQRLAEVNIDSVYAGLGCGNEDDIIVRDAHGNEVEYQKSYNGKLLVDASVRPNGNAVFYVERGQHSAMKNFVYGAYYKIRKDDIAWENDRGMYRAYGPALQRSGEKAYGFDVWVKNTPELVMDKRYKIDYDANIIEDSLYRIGKKEEARAIDDATSFHYDHGNGMDCYSVGPTLGCGTPALMKDGKMIMPYCYKDYEILDNGPLRFTVRLDFNPVSIGSDKNVVEHRLISLDKGSNFNRITVWYDGMKSACKLVTGVVLHSSDGAVLDKETVLYADPTDDPDKNNSQIYVGVLFPYGNITTKLMMTKPENGIYGHAVGIKDDYRGEKFTYLFGSAWSKYDVRNMQEWIVRSNSALTVAKSN; via the coding sequence ATGAAGAAATTAATGATTTCGACAATGCTTATGCTTGCGTGCACAAGCTGTATGGCTTTTAGTGCGCAACAGAAAAAGATTGTGGAGATGATAGAAAAGGTGAATGATTACTGGCAGTCTCATCATAAACCCGAAACAAGGGCTTTCTGGGATAATGCCGCTTATCATACCGGTAATATTGAAGCTTACAAACTTATGCCAAACAGGCAATGGCTTGAATATTCTACTAAATGGGCAGAACACAATAAATGGATGGGAGCTACAGAAAAGGATGCCTCGAAATGGAAATATAAGTTTTATGGTGAAGACCAACAGCATGTATTATTCGGTGACTGGCAGATTTGTTTTCAGACATATATTGATTTGTGTAATATTTCTTATGGTCCAAAGGCTGACAGAAATGAGATGCTTAATGATTTCCGTCTGAAAAGAGCTCTTGAGGTAATGGGATATGAAGCTGATTCAAAGAAACACGACTATTGGTGGTGGGCAGACGCTCTGTATATGGTAATGCCAGTAATGACAAAGATGTATAATTTGACGGGTGAAGAGAAATACCTAGATAAACTTTATGATAACATCTGTTACAGTGATAGCATCATGTTGGATAAAAAAACTGGGCTTTATTTCCGTGATGGTAAATATGTTTATCCACGTCATAAGACGAATAGCGGTAAGAAGGACTTCTGGGCAAGAGGTGACGGATGGGTTCTTGCTGGACTTGCAAAAGTGCTACAGGATATGCCACATACATATCGTCATTATGATTTCTTTGTCAAAAAATATATTACTCTTGCTGATGCTGTTGCTAAACTTCAGCAGAAAGAAGGGTATTGGACTCGCTCAATGATGGATCCGTTGCAGGCTCCAGGACCAGAGACTAGTGGCACGGCTTTCTTTACTTATGGAATGCTATGGGGTGTAAACAATGGGATTCTTGACGATGCGAAATATCGCCCTGTGATAAACAGAGCATGGAAGTATCTTTCGGAAGAAGCATTGCAGTCTGATGGAAAGATTGGCTATGTTCAGCCTATTGGAGAAAAAGCTATACCAGGTCAGGTTGTCGGCAAAGACTCTGAAGCTAATTTTGGAACAGGTGCTTTTCTGCTTGCAGCTTGTGAATATGTGAAGTATATCGGAAAGGGATTGCAAAGATTTTCTTTCAACGTTCATAATGGGCTTGATTTTCAGATTCAGAGATTAGCAGAAGTTAACATTGACAGTGTATATGCTGGTTTGGGATGCGGAAATGAAGATGACATTATCGTAAGAGATGCTCATGGAAACGAGGTGGAGTATCAGAAAAGTTATAATGGCAAACTTCTTGTTGATGCATCTGTAAGACCAAACGGAAACGCTGTCTTTTATGTTGAACGAGGACAACATTCCGCAATGAAGAATTTTGTTTATGGTGCGTACTATAAGATAAGAAAAGATGATATTGCTTGGGAAAACGACCGAGGAATGTATAGGGCGTATGGACCTGCACTTCAAAGGAGTGGCGAAAAGGCTTACGGATTTGATGTATGGGTGAAGAATACTCCTGAACTTGTTATGGATAAGCGATACAAGATTGATTATGATGCCAATATTATAGAGGATTCACTTTACAGAATAGGAAAGAAAGAAGAGGCTAGAGCTATTGACGATGCAACTTCTTTTCATTATGATCACGGCAACGGTATGGATTGTTACAGTGTAGGACCGACTTTAGGTTGTGGTACGCCTGCATTGATGAAAGACGGAAAAATGATTATGCCTTACTGTTATAAAGATTATGAGATATTGGATAATGGTCCATTAAGATTTACTGTGAGACTTGATTTCAATCCTGTTAGCATTGGAAGTGATAAGAATGTAGTGGAACACCGCTTGATAAGTCTTGATAAAGGCAGTAACTTTAATAGAATTACAGTCTGGTATGATGGTATGAAGTCGGCTTGTAAACTTGTTACGGGTGTTGTTCTTCATAGTTCTGATGGTGCTGTGCTTGATAAAGAAACTGTTTTGTATGCCGATCCTACTGATGATCCGGATAAGAACAATTCACAGATCTATGTCGGTGTATTGTTTCCTTATGGCAACATTACAACAAAATTGATGATGACAAAGCCTGAGAATGGGATTTATGGACATGCTGTTGGTATAAAAGATGATTATCGAGGTGAGAAGTTTACTTATTTATTCGGTTCTGCATGGAGTAAATATGATGTGAGAAATATGCAGGAATGGATTGTAAGATCAAATAGTGCATTGACGGTAGCTAAATCAAACTAG
- a CDS encoding type I phosphomannose isomerase catalytic subunit, whose amino-acid sequence MKPIKFNPLLKSTIWGGDKIIPFKHLAINQENVGESWEISGVKDHESIIAEGEYAGTKLNDLLAKLKGKLLGEENYKHFGNEFPLLVKFIDAKDQLSIQVHPNDEIAKKQGLKRGKTEMWYIMNSDENAKLRIGLKKKITPEEYEKIVENDTITDVLAEYTVKEGDCFFLPAGRIHSTGKGCFLAEIQQTSDVTWRIYDFKRKDKDGNYRQLHTKQAAESIDYNVENDYHTDYKSEKNQGVSLVHCPYFCTSIYDLNEPVTIDYSSLDSFVIFVCLKGHADISDNEENNISLEAGESILIPATTKYVYIKGEIKFLESYI is encoded by the coding sequence ATGAAACCTATTAAATTCAATCCACTACTGAAATCCACTATTTGGGGTGGCGACAAAATAATTCCGTTTAAACACCTGGCGATAAACCAAGAAAACGTTGGTGAGAGTTGGGAAATATCGGGAGTAAAAGACCATGAAAGCATAATAGCCGAAGGCGAATATGCAGGAACAAAACTAAATGACTTATTAGCAAAACTTAAAGGTAAACTTCTAGGAGAAGAAAACTACAAACATTTCGGCAACGAATTTCCTTTGCTAGTTAAATTTATCGACGCAAAAGACCAATTGTCTATTCAAGTACATCCTAACGACGAAATTGCCAAAAAGCAAGGTTTGAAGCGTGGAAAGACTGAGATGTGGTATATCATGAACAGTGATGAAAACGCAAAGCTGAGAATTGGACTAAAGAAGAAGATTACACCAGAAGAATACGAGAAGATTGTTGAAAATGATACGATCACTGATGTGCTTGCTGAATATACGGTAAAAGAAGGTGACTGTTTTTTCTTGCCTGCGGGAAGAATACATAGCACTGGTAAAGGATGCTTTCTTGCCGAGATACAACAGACAAGTGATGTCACATGGCGTATTTATGACTTCAAGCGCAAAGATAAAGACGGAAACTATCGCCAACTTCACACAAAACAGGCTGCTGAAAGCATTGACTACAATGTAGAGAATGACTATCACACAGATTATAAATCAGAAAAGAATCAAGGTGTAAGTCTTGTACACTGCCCTTATTTCTGCACTAGCATATATGACCTTAACGAACCTGTGACAATTGACTATAGTAGTCTTGACAGTTTCGTTATCTTTGTTTGTCTTAAAGGACATGCGGATATAAGTGACAATGAAGAAAACAATATTTCTTTAGAGGCAGGTGAATCAATACTCATACCTGCAACAACAAAGTATGTATATATAAAAGGTGAGATAAAATTCCTTGAGTCTTACATTTAA